Proteins encoded within one genomic window of Diceros bicornis minor isolate mBicDic1 chromosome X, mDicBic1.mat.cur, whole genome shotgun sequence:
- the ZNF275 gene encoding zinc finger protein 275, translating to MGEDAQPQEMASTSSPRASEPSSEVKQNGDSEGSGGNPQNLPVEHHFACKECGDTFRLKVLLVQHQRIHSEEKGWECGDCGKVFRGVSEFNEHRKSHVAAEPRPGPSRAVDDAIEKREQMEREAKPFECEECGKRFKKNAGLSQHLRVHSREKPFDCEECGRSFKVNTHLFRHQKLHTSEKPFACKACSRDFLDRQELLKHQRMHTGHLPFDCDDCGKSFRGVNGLAEHQRIHSGAKPYRCPHCGKLFRRSSELTKHRRIHTGEKPYECSQCGKAFRQSSSLLEHQRIHTGERPYACGDCGKAFRGPSDLIKHRRIHSGLKPYECDKCGKAFRRSSGLSRHRRTHSGARRCECSECGRVFKRQSALQKHQPTHQE from the coding sequence ATGGGTGAAGACGCCCAGCCACAGGAGATGGCATCCACAAGCTCCCCAAGAGCCAGTGAGCCAAGCTCTGAGGTCAAACAGAATGGGGACTCTGAGGGGAGTGGGGGGAACCCCCAGAATCTGCCTGTAGAACATCACTTTGCGTGTAAAGAGTGTGGAGACACCTTTCGGCTTAAGGTCCTCCTTGTGCAGCACCAGAGAATTCACAGCGAGGAGAAGGGCTGGGAGTGTGGCGATTGTGGGAAGGTCTTCAGGGGGGTCTCTGAGTTCAACGAGCACCGGAAGAGCCATGTGGCTGCAGAGCCGCGGCCTGGCCCAAGCCGGGCCGTTGATGATGCCATCGAGAAGAGGGAGCAAATGGAGAGAGAGGCAAAGCCCTTcgaatgtgaggaatgtgggaaaAGGTTTAAGAAGAACGCAGGCCTCAGTCAGCATCTGCGCGTGCACAGCAGAGAAAAGCCCTTTGACTGTGAGGAATGTGGCCGATCCTTCAAAGTGAACACTCACCTCTTTCGACATCAGAAGCTTCACACTTCGGAGAAGCCCTTTGCCTGCAAGGCGTGTAGCAGGGATTTCCTGGATCGCCAGGAACTTCTCAAGCACCAGCGAATGCACACTGGCCACCTGCCCTTCGACTGTGACGACTGCGGCAAGTCCTTCCGAGGGGTGAACGGCCTGGCGGAGCACCAGCGCATCCACAGCGGGGCCAAGCCCTACAGGTGTCCCCACTGTGGCAAGCTCTTCCGGAGGAGCTCAGAGCTCACCAAGCATCGGCGGATCCACACAGGCGAGAAGCCCTATGAGTGCAGCCAGTGCGGGAAGGCCTTCCGGCAGAGCTCCAGCCTCCTGGAGCACCAGCGCATCCACACTGGGGAGCGGCCCTATGCCTGTGGCGACTGCGGCAAGGCCTTCCGGGGGCCCTCCGACCTGATTAAACACCGGCGCATTCACAGTGGACTGAAACCCTATGAGTGTGACAAATGCGGGAAAGCCTTCCGGAGGAGCTCTGGCCTGAGTCGCCATCGGAGGACCCACAGTGGAGCAAGACGCTGCGAGTGCAGTGAGTGTGGCCGCGTGTTCAAGAGGCAGTCAGCACTGCAGAAGCATCAGCCAACCCACCAGGAGTAG